A region of the Chlamydia felis Fe/C-56 genome:
CTGAGCTAGGGGAAGAACAACTCGTGCGTAGGCTATGGTTTCTGCTCTAAGAATAACAGCTCCATCATGAAGAGGGGAGGAGGGTTCAAATATTGTCTCTAAGAGCTCTTCAGAAAAATCTGCATTAATTTTTACTGAAGAAAAACTTAAGAACTCGTCGAAAGAATCTTTGTTTTCAAGAACAACAAGAGCGCCCACTTGTCTCTCTGACATTTGATAAATACATGAGGTCAGATGCTCAATAAATTGATCTTGTAAATCGATAACAATCTTCCTACCATGAAATCGTACCCGAGATAAGGCAAGGCGTATTTCAGGTTGGAAAATAATGAAAACGACAATGGCTGCAACATTAACAACATGTAGCATTAATCGTCGGATAATAGGAAAATGTAATTTATCTGCTAGGACAAATAGAAACAAAAAGGCAAGCAACCCAAAGACTACGTCCATAGCCCGAGTTCCCCAAAAGAACTTTAACAGATAGTTTAATACTACCCAGATTAGAGCTATTTCTAACAAGGATGTTATGTAGTAAGTAATATCTATGGGCATAGCTTTACTAGTTTCCTAGAATAGAACACTTGAAGAGATTCTCACCTTAAAGGCAAGCGACTGCTTTCTAAAAGAAGATAATATACTACTGTAGCATATAGAGAAAAAGGTTAACAGCAAAGTATTTTGTAGTTGCAATAGTTTGTTATATACTTCACATTACAACTTTTTTATTTGTTCTCGGATTTCTGGCGGACATATGGATACGGTGATTTTATCTAGAATACAGTTTGGTTTATTTATTGCGTTTCACTATTTGTTTGTTCCTTTAAGTATGGGCCTTAGCATGATGCTTATTTTAATGGAGGGCTTGTATCTAGTTACGAAGAAGAATATTTATAAACAACTAACCTGGTTTTGGATTGGCGTATTTGCGTTAACATTTGTGATTGGCGTGGTTACTGGAATCATGCAGATTTTTTCTTTTGGATCTAATTGGTCGAGGTTTTCTGAGTATACAGGGAACGTTTTCGGCACCCTGTTAGGAAGTGAAGGTGTGTTTGCTTTTTTCCTAGAATCAGGATTTTTAGGCGTGTTGTTATTCGGACGTCATAAAGTTTCTAAGAAAATACATTTCTTCTCTACGTGTATGGTGGCTGTGGGAGCTCATATGAGCGCTTTTTGGATAGTATGTGCCAATTCTTGGATGCAAACGCCGTCTGGTTATGAACTGGCCATACATAATGGTCAACTTGTTCCTATCATGACTTCATTTTGGAAGGTAGTTTTCTCTCCCTCAAGTATGGATCGCTATACTCATGTGGTCTTGGGAGCTTGGCTATCGGGTATTTTCCTGGTTATTAGTGTAAGTGCGTATTATTTACGTAAACAACGTTATATAGAATTTGCTCGTCAGGGATTGAAGTTAGGCGCGATTACCGGAATTCTTGTGCTTATATTACAATTGTGGTCCGCCGATGTTACTGCGCGTGGTGTTGCTAAGCATCAACCTGCAAAATTAGCTGCTTTTGAAGGTCTGTTTAAAACCCAAGAGTATAGTCCGATTTACCTATTCGGTTATGTTGATGTAGAGAATCAAAAGGTGATAGGCTTACCTCTTCCTGGAGGTCTTTCCTTTTTAGTTCATAGAAATACTAAAACTCCGGTTGCAGGTCTTGATCAAACTCCTCAAGATGAGTGGCCTAAAGTGCAGATGGTTTTTCAGTTTTATCATCTTATGGTTATGCTTTGGGGGCTTATGGTACTTTTAGTAATCATCACATGGTTTGCCTATAAGAAAAGACGCTGGGCATTAAAACCTTTCATCTTAACTATGCTATCCTTCTCTGTCCTCTGCCCCGAAATATGTAATGAGGTGGGTTGGTTCGCTGCGGAGATGGGAAGACAGCCTTGGGTTGTTTATGGCCTATTAAAAACCAATGATGCTGCTTCTCCTATCGTGAGCGGAGAGCAGGTAGCCCAATCTCTGATTTTATTTAGTCTAGTGTTTGTTTGTCTCTTATCTTTATTCCTCTTTCTTTTATGGAAAAAAATACAACGAGGACCAGATCAAAACGATCTTAATGAGGTGGAAGTATAATCATGGAATTTTCATTAGCTTCAATGTTACCGATAGCTTGGTATGCTATACTAGTAGTTGCGGTATTCGCTTATTCTTTGGGGGATGGTTTTGATTTAGGTTTGAGTACAATCTATTTCATATCTCGGGCGGATGAAGAACGACGCGTCTTACTTAATTCCATAGGACCTGTTTGGGATGGTAATGAGGTTTGGCTCATTATTATTTTTGGCGGACTTTTTGCAGGATTTCCCTCTGCCTATGGCGCATTATTGTCCATTTTTTACATGCCAATATGGACCCTAGTTTTACTCTATATCTTTAGGGGATGTTCTTTAGAGTTTCGCAGTAAAGCGGAATCTACGAAATGGAAAGCTTTTTGGGATGTTGTTTTCTGTGTATCAGGTATCGCTATTAGTTTCTTCCTAGGAGCTATAGTAGGGAATATGATTTTAGGATTGCCTATGTCTCCAACGACACAATATTCCTCGCTATCTTGGCTACTATTTTTCCGTCCCTATGCATTCTTGTGTGGGGCTCTTGTTGTCAGTGCTTTTTCTATTCATGGAGCAACGTTTACTTTAATGAAAACTTCCGGGGAATTGCATCATCGTATTGTTAAACGTTTTTCTTATGTTTTATCGGCCTTTTTAGTTATTTATCTTCTTTTAATCGGTACTACTTTGGTTATGATACCACAAACCAAAGGGTATTCTTTCCCCATAGGGAGTTTTATTGGCGTCCCTACATACCCAGTATTGATATTACTATTGGCTATGACTTTGGCCTGTAGTTTAGCGACAAAAACTTGCATATCTAAACAGCGTTACGGTTGTGCTTTTCTCTACTCTTCGTGCAATTTACTCCTGTTGATACTATCCTCAGTAGCTTTGGTTTTCCCAAATCTCTTATTTTCTACGGTAAGCTCAGAGTACAGCTATACGATTTATAATGCAGCAGCTAGTATGAAAACTTTACAGAGCCTTTTAGTGATTGTACTTGTTGGCCTGCCATTTATCATTGCCTATGGCGTGTATATTTATCGTGTGTTCAAAGGTAAAACAGATTTCCCTTCGGTGTATTAGAGTAGCCCAAGGGGTTTGTTGGTGACAATAAGCTCATAAACTCTATGAGAACGGTAATTGCCTAAAGGGGATTTCTACAATTGTAGAAATCTCTGAAAGGTTTCTTTAAGTTAGGGAACCTAGGCAGGAAATTCTATAAATCAAAAAAGATATTCTACTTTTGCTTGTCTAGTACTAGACACTCAAAAAATTCGAAACGAACTTAGAAATAGTCTAAGAAACTTCTTTGATATTGATTATGTAATAAGCCGGAAAAGCAAAATGGTTGTTTGGACGAGGAAGACATTCTACAGAAACTCTCTTTCCTAACCATTGTTCGAGGTCTATTTTTGTCGCATAGACAAAGGCAATAGTATTTTCCTGATCCTTTAGCAAATAATCCCCAGGATTATGTTTTACGACATGGGGGTAAATTTCAAGCTCTCCAACAAAAGTCTGCTTTTTCTTCTTTTCTTCTTCATAGAAGGCTTCTTGGGTAAGCTTTTTAGCACTTTCTTGAGGCTGCATGCTTGCCCAAATCTTAAATAACGAATATTCTAGACTTTCTCTTCCTTGAGTTTGTGGAGAGGTTTTTATTGTTGTTTGCTTGCGGATATGTCGAGATAATAAAGATCCTCCTGTTATCGCGGGAGTTTCCTTATTGTAACAAGTCTCAGAAGAGCTCGATACTTGTTGATTACTTATAGACTTATTTTGTTCTGCTAAAGATTTCGATAGGTAAGTATCCTGAATTTCTTCTAAAGCCTTTTGTATTAAAGGCTGTAAATCTGGAACATCATTAAATTCTTCGGATTGCAAAAGATTTATCTTTTTATAAATGGCTTCTAAATCTACGGCATCCAAAGTTTTATTTAACTCTGTTTGAGCAAACTTGACGGCAGAGTCTAGTAAATCCAAAGCGATTTTTTTCTGACCTTCTCTATGTTTATAGAGATCTATGGAGCCTTTTTGGGAAACGAAGTTTTTGGCAACATAGAACGTACATTGGCTGGGTAAAACAATTTCCAACCATTTTCCTTGCGATTCTCTAGATGTCGTTTGTATCTCTGTGCCTCGTGATAAACGTGTAAGAACAGGAGCTGAGGTTGAGGGTTCTAAACGTACGTTTACTTGCTCGCCTTCGATAACATTATCTAAGACAAATGTACGAAATACGTATCCTTTGATTCCTTCAGGAGCTGAAACAACGTAGTAGTCTTTACTTTCACCGATAACGGCGATGTAGTCACCTTTGGAAAGTTCTTTAACAATGGAACTATCAACATGAGGAGCTAAACGCAAGCGCACCCGATTTCCTTTGATTTCTCCCGTAAATGGAGCAAAGGAAGTTTTGTCTGTTTGCACAACAGGTGTCTTTGAAGAAGAAGATGCAGCGTGTAAACTTGCTGAACCTATTCCAGACCCGATGGCAAACAAAAGCATAGAAATCGATAACGTTCGCATGCTTTACTCCTACAATGTGTTCACATTAGAAATCGATACAAGGATGTGATCTAGTCCTCTAGGGGATGCTTCCCCTAGAAAAAAGAATTATATCGACTGCAGTGAAAAAGTCAATTATCTTACCAAACGAGCTGAACTAGGCTATGCATTAAGTATAGAGAACAGCTTTTACATGTTCACAATTTAACTTGCCACAGGTACATCCAATAGGTGTTCCTAAATATACGCTAAACTGTTCATTTGGATTTAAAGGATCGGTAACAAGATAAAGTTTATTTCCACTTTGACTAATATCCCATGTGCGGAAAGATAAATCTTGATCGGACACTGTTGCCTCTTCTTCTTCACTAATGGCTCTACCAATCTGGCAATGCATACAGTTGCAATGAGGCTCTGCTTTAGGCAGAAGGTTTTGATTATTTCCTGCTAGCGTACGAATCATGGTAACCATTTTTTCTAAAACATCCGCAGGCGCATCGGGATGATCTTTATGCTCGGGAATATGCTGCAAGATCATTTCCATGGGGCTAGCTCCAGAAAATAGCGGAGACATGAGGGTGTTAGGTGAGAACATTTGAATGTCGG
Encoded here:
- the cdaA gene encoding diadenylate cyclase CdaA, with the protein product MPIDITYYITSLLEIALIWVVLNYLLKFFWGTRAMDVVFGLLAFLFLFVLADKLHFPIIRRLMLHVVNVAAIVVFIIFQPEIRLALSRVRFHGRKIVIDLQDQFIEHLTSCIYQMSERQVGALVVLENKDSFDEFLSFSSVKINADFSEELLETIFEPSSPLHDGAVILRAETIAYARVVLPLAQDTTQLSRSMGTRHRAALGASQRTDALIIIVSEENGYVSLSRDGILTRRVKMDRFKAVLRSILTLKEQKRKPFSSWIWKK
- a CDS encoding cytochrome ubiquinol oxidase subunit I, yielding MDTVILSRIQFGLFIAFHYLFVPLSMGLSMMLILMEGLYLVTKKNIYKQLTWFWIGVFALTFVIGVVTGIMQIFSFGSNWSRFSEYTGNVFGTLLGSEGVFAFFLESGFLGVLLFGRHKVSKKIHFFSTCMVAVGAHMSAFWIVCANSWMQTPSGYELAIHNGQLVPIMTSFWKVVFSPSSMDRYTHVVLGAWLSGIFLVISVSAYYLRKQRYIEFARQGLKLGAITGILVLILQLWSADVTARGVAKHQPAKLAAFEGLFKTQEYSPIYLFGYVDVENQKVIGLPLPGGLSFLVHRNTKTPVAGLDQTPQDEWPKVQMVFQFYHLMVMLWGLMVLLVIITWFAYKKRRWALKPFILTMLSFSVLCPEICNEVGWFAAEMGRQPWVVYGLLKTNDAASPIVSGEQVAQSLILFSLVFVCLLSLFLFLLWKKIQRGPDQNDLNEVEV
- the cydB gene encoding cytochrome d ubiquinol oxidase subunit II; its protein translation is MEFSLASMLPIAWYAILVVAVFAYSLGDGFDLGLSTIYFISRADEERRVLLNSIGPVWDGNEVWLIIIFGGLFAGFPSAYGALLSIFYMPIWTLVLLYIFRGCSLEFRSKAESTKWKAFWDVVFCVSGIAISFFLGAIVGNMILGLPMSPTTQYSSLSWLLFFRPYAFLCGALVVSAFSIHGATFTLMKTSGELHHRIVKRFSYVLSAFLVIYLLLIGTTLVMIPQTKGYSFPIGSFIGVPTYPVLILLLAMTLACSLATKTCISKQRYGCAFLYSSCNLLLLILSSVALVFPNLLFSTVSSEYSYTIYNAAASMKTLQSLLVIVLVGLPFIIAYGVYIYRVFKGKTDFPSVY
- a CDS encoding SH3 domain-containing protein; this encodes MRTLSISMLLFAIGSGIGSASLHAASSSSKTPVVQTDKTSFAPFTGEIKGNRVRLRLAPHVDSSIVKELSKGDYIAVIGESKDYYVVSAPEGIKGYVFRTFVLDNVIEGEQVNVRLEPSTSAPVLTRLSRGTEIQTTSRESQGKWLEIVLPSQCTFYVAKNFVSQKGSIDLYKHREGQKKIALDLLDSAVKFAQTELNKTLDAVDLEAIYKKINLLQSEEFNDVPDLQPLIQKALEEIQDTYLSKSLAEQNKSISNQQVSSSSETCYNKETPAITGGSLLSRHIRKQTTIKTSPQTQGRESLEYSLFKIWASMQPQESAKKLTQEAFYEEEKKKKQTFVGELEIYPHVVKHNPGDYLLKDQENTIAFVYATKIDLEQWLGKRVSVECLPRPNNHFAFPAYYIINIKEVS